DNA from Halobaculum sp. XH14:
CGCCACGCCGCTGGCGAGCAGCACGCCGGACGCGCCGAGGTCGGCGGCGGCCGCCACGTCCTCGCCGTTCGAGACGCCGGCACCACAGAACAGCTCGACGTCCTCGTCGACGGCGGCGACGGCGGCCGCGGAGTCCTCGACGATGGCCGGGTCCGCCGAGGCGACGGAGACGTCGCCGCCGATGAGTTCCGGCGGTTCGACCGCGACCGCGTCGGGACCGAGCGCGGCCGCCGCGGCGGCCTGGTCGGGGTTGTTCGCACAGACGACCGTCTCCAGCCCCGTCCGCCGGGCGGCCGCGAGCGAGCCGTCGACGTCCGCCAGTTTGATGCGCCTCTCGGAGTGGTTGAGGAGCGTCCCGGCCGCGCCGGCGTCGGCGACGGCCTCGGCGAGCGTCGAGCCGGTGTGGCTCCCGTGGCCGACCGGCGAGACGTGCTGGGCCCACGTTTCGACCCCGGTGGCGGCGACGCTGGACAGCCGTGCGGCCTGCGGCGCGACGGTGATTCGGGCGCCGGACTCGGCCGCGACGTCGGCGACGGCTTCGGCGACGTCGACCGCGTCACAGGGGTACGCCTTCAGGTTGACGAGGATGAACATATCTGGGTCGGGGGTCGGTCGGGAGAAAGGCGTGGCGGTTGCGGCGGCGTTACCGGTGGGGGGCGTGGCGGCGGCAGTTCGTGACCGTCGGGGTCAGTTCTCGTTCCGCTTTACCACGTCGCCGAGCGTCATCGATCCGGACGACTCCGAGGACCACTCGGACTCGTCGGTGTCCTCGCCCTCCACGAGCGAGATGTCGAGCGCCTTCTCCAGTTTCCGCTGGACGTCGTCGCTCGGCAGGATCTCGCCGCGCTCGAGCTTCCGGATGACGCTGGCCTTCTCGTTCAGTTCCTTCGCGAGCTCCTCCTGGCTCAGGCCGGCCTGCTCGCGCGCGGTTCGAAGTCGGTCGTCGTAGTCGGTCGCCACCGTGTCCATCTCGTCGAACATGTCGCGCCGGCGGCGCGTCGACGACGAGGACGAACTCGAGGAGGACGAGGAGGAGGACGAAGACGACCCGCCCGAGGAGGACGACGTCGAGTACTTCGTCGAGGCGGACGACCCGCCGGCGTCCTGCGTGACCGCCGTCCCGAAGTCCGAACAGTCGTCACAGAGCTCCAACTCGGCACCTTCGACCTTCGTGGTGGTGAGCGAGGGCTTCTCGGCGCCACACATCTCACACTGGGGCATACCAGACCGTAGCGCGCTCCCACTGATAAAACGTGCGCCCCGCGGGTTCGTCGACGGGAATCTCCTGCCCGGTCGCCGACTTTCGAGGTGATTACCGGATACGGTCGCGTACAAGCCGGAAACTGGAGTTCTTTTTACAGCATGACTATCAGAATGTTTCAGATAGATTCAGTATAAAACAAACCGTTTCGAGACCCGTATGCCCGAAAACACTGCGATGGCGGCGTTCCTGGCGGAGCACCCGAAGCTGATCGGCGCACTGTTCACGATGACGCTGTTGCTGTCACAGGCCGGTGCGGTCGCGGCGAACGGAAGCTCTACTGCTGGTCCGTAAGTTCGGCCAGCCGTCGGCCCGTTACCT
Protein-coding regions in this window:
- the tpiA gene encoding triose-phosphate isomerase, whose product is MFILVNLKAYPCDAVDVAEAVADVAAESGARITVAPQAARLSSVAATGVETWAQHVSPVGHGSHTGSTLAEAVADAGAAGTLLNHSERRIKLADVDGSLAAARRTGLETVVCANNPDQAAAAAALGPDAVAVEPPELIGGDVSVASADPAIVEDSAAAVAAVDEDVELFCGAGVSNGEDVAAAADLGASGVLLASGVAKADDPRAVLRDLVSGI
- a CDS encoding multiprotein bridging factor aMBF1, which translates into the protein MPQCEMCGAEKPSLTTTKVEGAELELCDDCSDFGTAVTQDAGGSSASTKYSTSSSSGGSSSSSSSSSSSSSSSSTRRRRDMFDEMDTVATDYDDRLRTAREQAGLSQEELAKELNEKASVIRKLERGEILPSDDVQRKLEKALDISLVEGEDTDESEWSSESSGSMTLGDVVKRNEN
- a CDS encoding DUF7503 family protein, with amino-acid sequence MPENTAMAAFLAEHPKLIGALFTMTLLLSQAGAVAANGSSTAGP